A window of Paraburkholderia megapolitana genomic DNA:
TTTCCCTTCCAGTTTCTTCATCACGACGCTCCTTGAGGCGAAAGCAGAAATTCCCTGACGATCCGACCGGCTTCGAGCGCGTCGGAGATCAGGAACAAATGGCCGTCGTCGAACACGTGCAGACGGCTGCGGGGAATCAGGCGATTCAACAGGCGGGCATTCGCGAGCGGGATGATCGGATCGTCGTTGCCGGCCAGAATCAAGGTGCGTTGCTGCAACAGCGGCAGCCACGGCAAGCTGGTCCAGCCGGCAATCGCGACCTGCTGCAGCAGATAACCGCGCTTGCTGGTCTTGCGGAATTCGTGCAACGAGGTGGCGCTATGACGCGCCTTGCCGCCGTAGATTTCACCGGCTATCGCATCGCGATAAGCGGGATCGTTATGCCGGCGCGGCGTGAGCAAGCTGGCCAGCACCGACAACTTGCCGGGCACCATCAACACGCCCTGCGAGGTTGCGGCCAGCACGAGACGGCGGCAGCGCCGCGGATTCTGCAACGCGAACTGCTGCGCGAGCGCGCCGCCCCATGACACCCCGAGCACGTCGACCGTGCGATACCCGAGCTGCGTCAACAGCTTGCCCGCCAGCATCGACAGCATCCATAACCGGTAAGGGACCGGTGCTTGTGACGACTCTCCTACACCGGGGACATCGAAGGCAATCACCTCGACGTCGCCCATCGCGTCGGCAAACGGCAGCAGCAACTCCAGACTCGCGCCGATCCCGTTGAACAGGACCAGTGGCGTATGTGCCCGGTCACCCGGCCACACGGCTACACGCACAGTCGTTCCGTAGACGTCGACTTGCTGGGTTTCCATCGCCCTTGCGGACGTGTTGCGAACCAGTCTTGCCGTATGTGTACTCATGCAGTTTCTAACCCCGTTCATGGACGTAGGTGCCGGGTGCCGCGCATAGCGTCGGAAATCCGGCGTTGCCCTGCTGCAGCGGCGCATCGACGAGTGGACCCGCGCGTTCTCGTGTCCACGCGACGCCGTGATCCCACCAGCTTCCGGCGTGACGCGTCGATCGCTCGAGCCATTCCTCCGCGGTGCCGGACAGATCGTCGCCGGTGGAGAAGCTGGCCTTCGGGTTGTCCGGCGGACACACGATGGTCTGCACGTGGCCGCTGTTGCCCAGCACGAACTGACTGCGAGGACCGAACAGCTGCGCACTGCGGTAAACGCTTTGCCAGATGCAGAGGTGGTCGTTCTTTGCGCCGAGCACGTAACTGTCGATATCGAGTTCGGCGAGACCGGCGATCGGCGTGTTCCGCACCTTCATCGCTCCCGTTGTAACGAAGGGGTTCCGTTCGACGAACTCGCTGAAGTCGTGATTGAACTGAGCCGTCATGCCGGTACCGTCGCCGTTCCAGTACATCACGTCGAAAGCGGACGGCGTTTCGCCCATCAGATAGTTGCTGACCCAGTAATTCCAGATCAACTCGTTCGAACGCAGCATCGCGAACAGGACCGTGAATTCCTTCGCGCTGATGCGCCGGTTGCGCAGCGTTTTCTTCACGACGCCATCGCTGCGCTTTTCTTGGGCCCGCGTGTCCATCAATGCACCGATCGTAGGCGCGCCTGACATCGCGGTCATGTCGAGCGGAGAAACCACGAGCAGCAGACTGTGGATCTTGCGCTGTTGCGTCGCCGCGTAATAGCCGGCCATCGACACCGCGACCGGCCCCGCTCCACATACGGCCCACAGGTTCACATCGTCCGAGCCGGTAATCGCGCGGCTCGTGTCGATTGCGGTGTCGATTGAATCCTGGTACTCGGGCATGCCCCAGCGATCGTGACGGCGCTGCGGATTGCGCCACACCATCACGAACACCGTGAAACCCTGCTGCACGTAGTACTCGAGGATGCTGCGCTTCGGTGCGAGATCGAAGATGTAGTACTTGTTGACGATAGACGGCACCACGAGCAGCGGGCGGCGATGTACCTGCGACGTTTGCGGCGCGTACTGGATCAGTTCGAACATCTCGGTTCGCAGCACGACCGAACCCGGTGTCACCGCGAGGTTGCCACCTACCTCGAAGGCACCTTCGTCCACCTGCGACGGAACGGGTCGACGCTTGCGGAT
This region includes:
- the phaZ gene encoding poly(3-hydroxyalkanoate) depolymerase; translated protein: METQQVDVYGTTVRVAVWPGDRAHTPLVLFNGIGASLELLLPFADAMGDVEVIAFDVPGVGESSQAPVPYRLWMLSMLAGKLLTQLGYRTVDVLGVSWGGALAQQFALQNPRRCRRLVLAATSQGVLMVPGKLSVLASLLTPRRHNDPAYRDAIAGEIYGGKARHSATSLHEFRKTSKRGYLLQQVAIAGWTSLPWLPLLQQRTLILAGNDDPIIPLANARLLNRLIPRSRLHVFDDGHLFLISDALEAGRIVREFLLSPQGAS
- a CDS encoding alpha/beta fold hydrolase produces the protein MTRARSPEGDRKVNAAGKAGSARSDGAANGASGRPEQVAGSASAKQAEGVERTADNVLGQNLLGDFLPSDLWVTASKLTGRAITQPFGLLRATMGFWGTLGQMVAGESRLATEPGDRRFSDDAWEHSTLYASLLQTYLALRKSMTNYAQIADLDERARFLLNQIGDAVAPSNFLLGNPGALRRARQTWGLSVVKGAGNLLGDIRKRRPVPSQVDEGAFEVGGNLAVTPGSVVLRTEMFELIQYAPQTSQVHRRPLLVVPSIVNKYYIFDLAPKRSILEYYVQQGFTVFVMVWRNPQRRHDRWGMPEYQDSIDTAIDTSRAITGSDDVNLWAVCGAGPVAVSMAGYYAATQQRKIHSLLLVVSPLDMTAMSGAPTIGALMDTRAQEKRSDGVVKKTLRNRRISAKEFTVLFAMLRSNELIWNYWVSNYLMGETPSAFDVMYWNGDGTGMTAQFNHDFSEFVERNPFVTTGAMKVRNTPIAGLAELDIDSYVLGAKNDHLCIWQSVYRSAQLFGPRSQFVLGNSGHVQTIVCPPDNPKASFSTGDDLSGTAEEWLERSTRHAGSWWDHGVAWTRERAGPLVDAPLQQGNAGFPTLCAAPGTYVHERG